The sequence below is a genomic window from Streptomyces sp. V1I1.
GATTCCGTGGACACCGACCTCGCCCGCACGTGGGTGCAGGCCATTGCCGCCGCCGTGGACAAGCACAAGGACCACCTCACTCAGCTCGACTCGGCCATCGGCGACGCCGACCACGGCGTCAACATGAAACGCGGCTTCTCCGCCGTCACCACGGCCCTGGCCGACTACAAGCCGGACACCGTCGGGGCCGTGCTGGTCAAGACGGGCACCACCCTGATCTCCAGCGTCGGGGGCGCCTCCGGCCCGCTCTACGGCGGCGCGTTCCGCGCCATGGGCAAGGCCCTTGACGCACCTACCGCCGACACGCAGCAGTTCGCCACCGCACTCGCCGCCGGCCTGGAGAGTGTCCAGAAGCTCGGCGCGGCCGCACCCGGCGACAAGACCATGATCGACGCCTACGCTCCCGCGCTGGCCGCCTTCCAGCAGTACTCCGGCGCCGGAGCCGACTTCGCCGCCGCGGCCCTGGCCGCCGCCGACGCTGCCGAGGAGGGCATGCGCGCGACCACCCCCATGCAGGCACGCAAGGGCCGTGCCTCCTACCTCGGCGCCCGCAGCATCGGCCACCAGGACCCGGGAGCCACCTCCACCGCCCTGATCTTCCGCGCACTCGCCGAGGTGGTGGCTTCCCGATGATCCGCCGCACCTACGCCGGGCATACCGCCGCACCCGGCATAGCCCTGGGGTTCCTCCACCGCACCGACCGCCCGCCCACCAGCACCGCGCTCCCCCACCGCACCAGTGGCGACCCCGCACAGCAGATCACCGACGCCTTCGACGCCATCGCCACCCGTCTGCTTGCCCTGTCCACCTCCCTGCGCGAACAGGGCAAGGACGAACAGGCCGACATCATGGAGGTCAACAGCTACATCGCGCAGGACCATG
It includes:
- the dhaL gene encoding dihydroxyacetone kinase subunit DhaL codes for the protein MNGDSVDTDLARTWVQAIAAAVDKHKDHLTQLDSAIGDADHGVNMKRGFSAVTTALADYKPDTVGAVLVKTGTTLISSVGGASGPLYGGAFRAMGKALDAPTADTQQFATALAAGLESVQKLGAAAPGDKTMIDAYAPALAAFQQYSGAGADFAAAALAAADAAEEGMRATTPMQARKGRASYLGARSIGHQDPGATSTALIFRALAEVVASR